CTCACAATAACTAattgataatatatataattgaatttaaGTAGAAAGCATGCATAATAATGGGTCTTTGACCAAAATTAAATAAGctaaatcaatcaaacattaaaTCCATGAAATAAAGAACAATCCAACAATCAAAAGCTAGGAGCAAACACTAAGGTTTTTAGCCTAACATGTTCAAAAGAGAATCAAACACACAATTAGAACAAATAGAATTCATCATAAAATCACTAATATAATGGAAAACTAGAGTACCTATGTTGATAGAGTGATCCAATCTTCAACTTTGATGTTTAGATCTTTCCCTTTGGTGAAGAATGGCCCTAAACCCTCCAAAAACGACTTCTTTTACTCTGGAATTCGTACCCTAAAACTGCATAACCTAAATTGGGGTAAAAACCCGTATATTTATAGTAGGAGAAAAAGTGACCAGAAACGCCCTGCATCGCGGCCGGGATTGATGTAACGCGACCGCGATGCCCACCATGAATTGCGACCGAGATCTTTAAATAGCGACTGGGATCGGCTGTTTTCGAAATCTTCCAACTTCTGTCATTGTATCACGGCCGAGATCAAGCATATCGCCACCATGATCACCCTTAGCTTCAATAATACTTCATTTTTATCGCGTTTAATCTTACTTTGAGCTCATATGAAGCTAAAACTATGCCGGAAACAAGCAAAACATTAAACCAACAACTTCTTGAgctaaaatcatcattttctttCAATTACCCTCAAAATCCTTTAAATCTCCGTGAATTAATAACAATAAGGAACCGATATCGCAATGTGATGTATAATTGGAGCGATATCAACGGGTGATAAGGGCTATGACAACACAAAGCAGTTGGAAAAGGCGACGGGGCCTGCAAGGGCTGAAATTTCATGATGACTACCGATGATGCTAAGATGTCTAACGAAGTTGTTTTaagtactttcttggttaattctaaaccCGCTAAGGTGCTATTTGGTAGTGCTGCCGATATGTCATATGTTTCTTTAAAATATGCGGCTATTTTAGATTGTCCATTATGTGATATGGACTCTCCGTTACAAGTTGAGATCGCCGATGGTAGGTTCTCGGTTGCTAATGGGGTGTATAtaaattgttttatttattttggaaCTAAGAGGTTTAATACTGACTTTCTTCCTATTACCTTGTGTGAATTTGAcatcgttgtgggtatggattggctcgatcataatagagctaaTCTTGTGTGTCATGAGAAATTTTTGCGGgtgagaaccccaagtgggggagagctaatcGTGTATGGTGAAGCTCGAAGACGTCCCGTGCCTATTTGTACTTATGCTCGGGCGCGTCAACTCGTGTCTAGTAGAGGTATGGCTTATCtagcccatgtggttgatactcgtgatgagccaccttcCATTAAATCTATTCCTGTTATTAATGTATTTGAAGAAGTTTTTCCTGATGAATTACCCGGTGTTCCACCGGTAAGACAAGTGGAATTTCGCATTGAATCGGTTCCGGGGGCTAACCCCATTttcaaaactccttatcatttggcACCAACCGAGATGCATGAGTTGTTGAACCAGACCCAAGAGTTGGTAGAGAAGggttttatttgatcaacttcaaggtgcgtgTTATTTTATCCGTTACCTCAGATCgaagatttatttgatcaacttcaaggtgcgtgttatttctctaagatcgacttttgatctggttatcaccaaatGTAGATCCGAGATGAAGATACCGAGAAGACGACATTTCAAACGCGATATGGTAATTTTAAGTTTGTTATGATGCCATTTGGTCTTACGAATGAGCccgcagcattcatggatcttatgaaccgagtttgccaacctatgttggacaagtcggtaattgtgttaatTGAAGACATACtcatttattcaaagagtatgaaagagcatgagcaccatttgcgtgagtTGTTGAAGACGTTGcttaaggagaagttgtatgcgaaattctccaagtgtgaatttttgctaagggaagtgcaattccttggccatattgtgaatcgtgaggggattaaagtggatccggggaagattgatgtGGTTAAGACTTGGGAACGACTGACGACTCCTACGAAAGTCCAAAGTTTTCTCGAATTAGTCGGCTATTACCGtcagtttattcaagatttttccaagattgcttcatcCTTAACGAAGCTAACGCAGAAGAATGTGTAGTTCGAGTGGGGTGacaagcaagaaatcgcttttaacTTATTGAAGAGCAAATTgtatcaagctccggtgttagttttaccGGATGGGGTGGAAGACATGgtggtgtattgtgatgcctcgataagtgggctcggttgtgttcttatgcaaaggggtaaagtggtCGCTTATGCCTCGAGACAACTAAAAGAGCACGAGAAGaactacccgactcatgatcttgagttggcggcggtggtccatgcgttgaaaatttagcaCCAATATCTTTATgttgttaagtgtacgatttattcgaatcATAAGAATTTAAAGTACTTCTTTGATCAACGTGATTTAAACAACCGTCAGCGACGATGGTTGGATTTGTTGAAGGATTACGATCTTGAGATACCTTACCACCCAGGTAAATCTAATGTAGTtttggatgcgttaagtcggaagaaccGAGTACCGAGCTTGCAAGTAAAGTCATTGCGGATGATTCTTTCAAATGATTTTCTTGAGAAACTCGGTGAGGTTCAAATTGAGGCATTTGTTAATCATAACCGTGAAGAATGAATTCAAGGACCAATGGAGTCGATTGTCCTAGGCTCGCATGCGTTGTTGTGTTTTCAAGGCCGGGTGTGGGTGCCAAAGTTGGGTGGTCACAGTACGGTGATACTCGATGAGGCGCacaaatcgaattatttttatcatcCGGATgctacaaaaatgtatcttgatttgaagaaagtattagtggcccggtatgaagcggtatgtggttaagtatgttgagtaATGTGTTACTTGCTTGTTAGTTAAGGCCGAGCATTAAAAGCCTTATGGTATGGtacaaccgttagagatcccgaaatggaagTGGGAGCATCTTACCATgaattttatcactaagttgcaaAAAAtgacgagaacccaatatgatacaatttgggtaatcgttgatcggttgacgaacgTGCCTTGTTTCTCCTTATACGAGAGACGATTTTGCCTGAGATGTTGGCCAggttgttcattaaagaggtgatttcGAGACACGGGGTGCCagtgtctattgtttcggatcgagatatgcATTTCACTTCTCGATTTTGGCGTAAGTTTCATAGAGAAATGGGTACTCAAGTGAAATTGAGCACCGCCTTTCATCCTTAAATGGATGGTCAAAGCCAAAGGACCAtccaaaccttggaggatatgcttcaggcatgtgtgattgattttggtggaagttgggatgagcatttgccattggtggagttctcatacaataatagctaccatgctagtatttgaatgccaccgtatgagatgctttatgggcgacaaTGTCGAACCCCAGTTTGTTAGGGCGAGGTGGGTCAAAAGGAATTTGGTGGTACCAAAGTGGTTCTTGAGACGAACcaaaagattgatgtgattcgtgcTCGCCTCAAGGCGGCACAAGATCAACAAAAGTTGTATGCGAATAAGCGTAGACGACCGATTCTATTTAAtgtaggtgatatggtgatgcttaaggtgtcGCCATAGAAGGGTGTGATTAGGTTCCGAAAGCGGGGAACGCTTGTTCTTCTTTTTATTGGATCTTTTAAAGTGTTAGCACGTGTTGGTGAAGTTTCTTATCAtttggagttacccgaagaacttgcgggaatacataacacattccatgtttcctatcttcgcaagtgtcttgtggatgactcgatGTGGGTACCGATGAATGAGATTACTCTAAATAACAAATTAGAGTATGTGGAAGAGTCTATTGCTATTCTCGGTGAGAAGGTTAAAGAGATTCGGAATAGGAGGATGCAAACTTATAAGGTGCAATGGCATCACTGAAAAGGTTCCGAGTGTACTTGGGAATCGGAGGGATTTGTGTTGGAACATCTGCCCTCGTTGCATGCTACGTGGATCACGGGGACGCAATCAGGTCCAAGTGGGGGAAAGTTTTAACACCCCAGTTTTCTGCTAAAAGGAACGACGTTCCATAGTGGAGGAACGACATTCTATATGAGGGAACGACGTTCCAAAAACAGGAACGACGTTGTTATCAAGGGAATGGGTACCTGGTGAACATAACAAGTTAGAGGCCGTTTCAGGAACGATGTTTGTCACAAGAGGAACGACGTTCTTGTTACATGCTTAAGGAACGACATTCCATTTGTAGGAACGACGTTCCTGTGTCTGTGCTGTGATTTAAACCCATTATAAAGGGTTCTAATGATGGGaaatttggtcttttcacttaaggaCGACCATATAGATGGTGAATCAGTTTTAGCCTCACTTTAATTTCATTTTCCAAACACACAAACTCTCTCATCCCTTCTAGAGTGAGAATGCTTCATTTGAAGAAAGAAAACTTAGATtggggaagaaggaggttgaatctcaCCAAAGTGCAAGAGTTAACCTTGTTCATCTTTTTCCTAGCAACAttgtagtggtggtaagtcctaactccaattTTCATTCAATTTGATGTTAGGGCTTGAACTTGCATGTTCTTTAGAAAACCCTTATAGCTCACAAATGGATGTTTGAAGCTAGTTGTGGGTGTTGATGACCCTTGTTTGTGGGTTTTGGGTTAAAAAATGTTATGGCTAGGAAAGGACTTGCAATTTGggcataatcactagtattagtgattttgttGGTGATTGGAGCCCAAATGGGCGTGTTGGAAGtatgattttgggtgtaaacccgatATGGGTCAAAATGAGTCTTTTGGGTGAAATGGGTCATGAAGTGCTCCTAGCACTTGACCACAAGTTGTATTGTGTTGAGTTTGGAACCAAACACTAGCTATTAGTGATTTGGGGTATTTAGGTCTTGTTTAACCTAGTTGGTAGTTGGGTGCAATTTGGGTCGAATTAGCACTTGAGGGTTTTGAGTCATGCTACTAGTGTTTATTTATAGCTTGATGTTATGATTTATGCTAGGTGACTTGCTCTTGGATCAAGCTTAAAGTCCTAGAGAGATTGTGACTCATCTAATTGcttgaggtgagtggagtatttatatgtgtgtTTGCTTGCGGGTTTAGTGGCGAATATTATCCGGTTGTAAAGGATatactctttgttggccacttgcTGCATAGTGGTGAGTGATGTCTCTAATGAATGTCTCGCTCTTTGTTGTCCATTTGAGGAAAGTGGTGAGTGAAGTCTTTAACGACTCGCTGTTTGTTGGCCACATTGCATTTGAGGGAAAGTGGCGAGTGTGACTTAGAAgtccactctttgttggccacttgtaAGGATGTGGTAAGTGTCAACATTAGGAACACTTTTTGTTGGCCACATTCGGGTGTATATGGTAGTGCCATCCGGGAGGCGCTTTTGTTGGCCATATATACGGGTTGACGGTGTTAATCATTTGATGACTAACACAtttgagtatggttaaccatatagctaTCATTGTTGTTTTGGTAGTGTAGCATGTTATATCATTATTTATGCGATTAACATGCTAGCTTGTACTCGATTGTGTTTATATGCATTAGTGATGATATCTTGTATACGGTTATGTGTAAGTTGCGCAAGTAAGtggtttatgtatgtatgcatataagtattgcactcactaagtatTGTAGCTTACTTCTTCGTTGTTTATCTATTTTTAAGATTGTGGCACATCAAGGACAAGGgtaagtgtaacgacccaaccctcgttataccaaaaaca
The window above is part of the Rutidosis leptorrhynchoides isolate AG116_Rl617_1_P2 chromosome 1, CSIRO_AGI_Rlap_v1, whole genome shotgun sequence genome. Proteins encoded here:
- the LOC139900475 gene encoding uncharacterized protein yields the protein MTTDDAKMSNEVVLSTFLVNSKPAKVLFGSAADMSYVSLKYAAILDCPLCDMDSPLQVEIADGRFSVANGVYINCFIYFGTKRFNTDFLPITLCEFDIVVGMDWLDHNRANLVCHEKFLRVRTPSGGELIVYGEARRRPVPICTYARARQLVSSRGMAYLAHVVDTRDEPPSIKSIPVINVFEEVFPDELPGVPPVRQVEFRIESVPGANPIFKTPYHLAPTEMHELLNQTQELVEKGFI